Proteins encoded by one window of Gouania willdenowi chromosome 4, fGouWil2.1, whole genome shotgun sequence:
- the rxfp3.2b gene encoding relaxin family peptide receptor 3.2b has translation MQNESGLQTLAPEPCEVHQEDHSGGFGSNMSLHCWLQLLTKESTMGLQADSSSVVVRVMIACVYSVVCALGLLGNSLALYLLHSRYRQKQSSINCFVMGLAITDLQFVLTLPFWAVDTALDFRWPFGRIMCKIISSVTTMNMYASVFFLTAMSVARYYSISSALKMHSRKAAAAQAKWTSVCIWAVSLMVTLPHAIYSTSAQVSDEELCLVRFPDSGTWDPQLLLGLYQLQKVLLGFLIPLIIISVCYLLLLRIILSRRVAGAAGPQVTQGRQNRRSKVTKSIVIVVLSFFLCWLPNQALTLWGVLIKFDLVPFSKAFYNAQAYAFPLTVCLAHTNSCLNPVLYCLIRKEFRAGLKEILLQFTPSFRSFTHLLRRRTKVTEAPPVLVLVPMDA, from the coding sequence ATGCAGAATGAGAGTGGACTTCAAACACTGGCTCCTGAGCCATGTGAAGTACACCAGGAGGACCACAGTGGAGGTTTTGGCAGCAACATGTCCCTGCACTGCTGGCTACAACTCCTCACTAAGGAGTCCACCATGGGATTGCAAGCAGACAGCTCCAGTGTGGTGGTGCGTGTGATGATAGCTTGTGTTTACTCTGTTGTGTGTGCTCTGGGCTTACTGGGAAACTCGTTGGCTCTGTATCTGTTGCACTCTCGTTATAGACAGAAGCAGTCCTCCATTAACTGCTTTGTGATGGGACTGGCCATCACTGATCTACAGTTTGTTCTCACTCTTCCTTTCTGGGCAGTGGACACAGCTCTGGATTTCCGTTGGCCATTCGGTCGAATCATGTGCAAAATCATCAGCTCGGTCACCACCATGAACATGTACGCCAGCGTGTTCTTCCTCACTGCGATGAGCGTGGCACGTTATTACTCTATTTCCTCTGCACTGAAAATGCACAGCCGGAAGGCAGCAGCCGCCCAAGCCAAGTGGACCAGTGTGTGTATCTGGGCTGTTTCTCTGATGGTCACTCTGCCTCACGCCATCTACTCCACCAGTGCCCAGGTGTCTGATGAGGAGCTCTGTCTGGTGCGTTTCCCTGACTCAGGCACGTGGGATCCACAGCTTCTTCTGGGACTCTACCAGCTGCAGAAGGTTCTGCTGGGTTTTCTCATCCCTCTGATAATAATCAGTGTCTGCTATCTGCTCCTTCTACGCATCATCCTCAGTCGGCGTGTTGCAGGCGCAGCAGGCCCACAAGTAACGCAAGGTCGTCAGAATCGGCGCTCCAAAGTAACCAAATCCATCGTCATTGTGGTTCTGTCCTTTTTTCTTTGCTGGCTTCCTAATCAGGCTCTGACACTGTGGGGAGTACTCATCAAGTTTGACCTTGTGCCCTTTAGCAAAGCCTTCTATAATGCACAGGCTTATGCCTTCCCACTGACTGTGTGTTTAGCACACACCAACAGCTGCCTCAATCCTGTGCTCTACTGCCTCATCCGCAAAGAGTTCCGGGCAGGCCTCAAGGAGATTCTCCTCCAGTTCACACCGTCCTTCAGGAGTTTTACTCACCTGCTGCGGCGCAGGACCAAAGTGACTGAGGCACCACCAGTTCTCGTGCTGGTCCCAATGGATGCCTGA